The sequence AATTTGAGGGATGATTAAATTAGTATTAAAAGGCTGGAAACAAAAAGAGGGAAGCTATTGTTGACAATAAGCAGTGAATGCCAATTTATTTTGAGAATAAATGATAGGTATAGATTTGTTATCATAACGAACCTCTATTAACTTCCCTCTTCCAGTTCACAGCTTCCTTACCTTTTCCCACATTCATCAAAAAACCTTTGCGGTTCTTGCCTTAATCACTTATCTTTGAGAAAACTCAATTCTTTTGATGAGAAAACGTTTTCTTTTCATTTTTTTATTTTTAAGTCTTCATTTTTCCGCACAGGTTTTATCTGAAAATCAAAAACTGGAATCCCTTTGCAGGGTTTGGGGATTTCTAAAATATTATCACCCTCACGTAGCAAAAGGAAATCTGAATTGGGATCAGCAACTTTTCAAAAAAATTAATGAACTTGAAGGAATTAATAATAAAGAAGCATTAAATGATGTATATTCTCGTTGGATTGAAAGCCTGGGAAAGGTTAATGAGTGTACAGAATGTCTGCAGGAAACTGATAAAACGTATTTCCTAAAAAACTTTGATTTGAATTGGATAGACAATTCAAATATATTTACCCGGGCCACGTCTCAAAAACTTCATTATATTGAAAACAACCGCGGCATCGGCAACAATCATTATTTAGGAAAAGGAGGACGAAAAATATTTTTCAGAAATGAAAATTCTTATGGATCAAAATTCTCTTCCAAACAGATCAGTTTATTAGAATTGTTCAGATATTGGAATTACGTGGAGTATTTTTTTCCTTATAAATATGAAACGGATCAAAACTGGAATGATGTTCTTACTGAAATGATTCCAAAATTTCTCAATATTAATAATGATCAGGATTATCAATTGACTTTAGCAGAATTGGTGACAAAGACTGATGACTCCCATGCTTTTCTCTTTTCCCCATTGATTAGTCTTCATCTATATGGAAACAGAAAACTTCCTGTAGAATATTCTTATGCAGAAGGGAAACTGGTTATTACAAAGATTAATGACACTCGATTTCATGAAAGAACACCATTCAATATCGGTGATGTTATTTATGATATAAATGGAAAAACAATTCCTCAAATGGTCAACAGCCTCGGAAAATACATTCCTGCCTCCAACTCCTGGGGAAAAGTAAATAAGGTAAAGAGTAAACTTCTTTTTAGTAATAGTGATTCACTTTCCGTCAAATTAGAAAGAAACGGGCAAAATATGGAGATAATTGCAAAGACTTATTTTGTTAAGGATATCATCATCAAAAAAGTTCCTGAATCTCAAAAATGGAAGTTCCTGGATGATGAAAAGAAAATCGGTTATGTCCATATGGGAATCCTTGCTAAAGATGATGTGAGTGAAATGTACAGAAACTTAAAATCTGCAGAATCAATTATTTTTGATCTTAGAAACTATCCTAAGCTTACCATTATTCCTTTAAGCGAATTGTTACTCCCCCAATCCACCACTTATTATCAGTTCAACTTCCCGGAAACAAATTATCCTGGTAAATTTTATAGCAGAAAGAACAATATTGGCCGCAAGAATCCCGATTATTATAAAGGAAATGTAATCGTTTTGGTAGACGAAAATACCCAAAGTCAGGCGGAGACTACCACGATGATGTTCAAGCAGCATCCTAAGTCCAAAGTGATCGGCAGCAATACTTCCGGTGCCAATGGAGATATTATTAAATTTAAAATTGCAGACTTGGATACTTGCTTTACCGGCCTTGGAGCCTACTACCCGGATGGTAGAGAAACCCAAAGGATCGGAATTATTCCGGATATCCTGGTAAAACCAACTGCAGAAGGACTCAAAAACAGTAAAGATGAAGTTTTGGAAAGGGCTTTGCTATATATAAAAAATAAGAATTAACTCATACAGAAACAGGAAGTGTGATAGGCCATTTCCATTTAACTAATATTTAACTTTTAAACTTCCTATTTTGTGAGATTTTAAAAGGATTTGGTCAACATTTTGATACAATAACCATGTAAAAAATAAATTATGTCAGAAAAGATATTATGGATCGATGATGAAATAGATTTACTTAAACCTCATATCGTATTTTTAGAAAAGAAAGGTTATCAGGTAACCCCTGTTAACAATGTAAATGAGGCTTTGGAACTAATGGATTCAGAGAAATTTGCCCTAACACTCATTGATGAGAATATGCCTGGTATTTCCGGGTTGGAAGCAATTCCTATGATTAAGGAAAAAGACAACTCCTTAAAAATAGTAATGGTCACCAAAAGTGAAGAGGAACACATCATGGAAGAGGCTATCGGTTCCCAAATTGCAGATTATATCCTAAAACCTGTCAATCCTAACCAGATATTACTTTCATTAAAAAAGAATCTTCAGCAGGATAATCTTGTAGAACAAAAAACTATCTTACAATATCAACAGGAATTCAGAAACCTTTCTATGGAACTTTCTTACTTAAGAACCTACCAGGACTGGGCTGAATATTATAAAAAGATCCTAAGCTGGGAAATCAAGTTTGATAAAGTGGCAGATAATGAATTTGCAGATCTATTACAATCTCAAAAGGAAGAAGCTAATATTCAGTTTGCCAAGTTTATTGAAAAAAATTATGCAGACTGGCTTACTGATTCTGACAAACCCCTGATGAGCCATACCCTTTTTAAGGAAAAAGTAAAGCCTGAGGTTGAAAAAGAGAAAGTTCTTTTATTAATGGTTGATAACCTTCGTTACGATCAATGGAAAGTCGTTGAGCCTTTATTTACAAAATATTACAATAAAATTTCGGAAGATTATTATTATAGTATCCTTCCAACTGCTACACAGTATGCAAGAAACTCTTTCTTTGCAGGTTTGATGCCATCGGAAATTGAAAAACGTTTCCCTGATAAATGGTTTAATGATAATGAAGAAGGAAACAAAAATGAATTTGAACGTGACTTTCTGGAGGATCAAATGAAAAGAATAGGTCTTGGATCCAAGTCTATGAAATACCTTAAGGTATTGAACGCTGATTTTGAAAGAAAGATCTACGATGATTTCAATCAGCATAAGAACAATGATCTTTTGGTGATTGTTTATAACTTTATTGATATTCTTTCTCACGCTAAGACCGATAATCATATTGTAGACCAGCTTATCCGTGATGATAAAACTTTCCGCTCTTTAACGCTTAATTGGTTTGAAAACTCTTCTTTATTGAAGATTATTAAAACAGCAGCTGAAAACGGTTATAAATTAGTGATTACCACTGACCATGGAACGGTTTATGTTAAAAAGCCAAGCAAAGTAGTGGGTGACAGAGAAACCTCTACTAATATCCGATATAAAACCGGTAAAAGTTTAACGTATGATGACAGTGATGTTTGGGCAATTACCAATCCTGAAAAGCTTTTCCTTCCAAAAGGAAATTTAAGTTCAAAATATATTTTTGCTAAAAACAATATATTCCTTGCTTATCCTAAGAACTACAATCATTTTGTAAATTACTATAAAGAAACCTACCAACATGGTGGAATCTCATTGGAAGAATGTATCATTCCTATCAGCATTTTAGAACCCAAGTAGTTTTTTTCATAGTTTATTTAATTTTGGGTTTAAAGCGGGAAAAATCAATTGATTTTTCCCGCTTCTTTTTTTATAGTCTGTAAGAGTTCCTATCTTCGTAAAAAATAAAAAATGTTCATTATTTCACTTACGTATAAAGTACCTATTGAAAATGTGGAGCGCTATATCCCGGAACATAATTCCTTTCTTCAAAAACATTATGACTTAGGTTTTTTTATTGCTTCGGGAAGAAAAGAGCCAAGAACCGGGGGAATTATTATATGCAAAGCTGCTTCTAAAAATGAGATTGAACGGATCATCAAAGATGATCCGTTCAATATCCATCAAATAGCGGATTATGACATTACCGAATTTATTCCCTCGAAATACAACGAAAATTTTAAAATATTTATAGAAGACTAATGAAATTAATTACATACAATGTCAATGGAATCAGAGCGGCATTTACAAAAGATTTTCTGGGTTGGCTTACAACTGCTGATCCGGATGTGATCTGTATTCAGGAGAGTAAAGCCGGAAACGACCAGATCGACATCGAAAGCCTTGAAAAATTAGGATATCACAGTTATTGGCATTCAGCCGTACGAAAAGGCTATAGTGGGGTCGGAATTGCCTCAAAAGTAAAGCCAAATCATGTAGAGTATGGTTGTGGTATTGAAAGTTACGATAATGAAGGGAGAGTTATCCGTGCTGATTTTGATGGTTTCTCTGCCATTTCAGTATATGTACCTTCTGCATCAAATATTGAAAGACTTGATTTCAAAATGCAGTTCTGCCATGATTTTCTTACTTATATCAAAAACCTGAAAAAGGAGATTCCCAATCTTATTATATCAGGAGATTTTAATATCTGCCACGAGGCGATTGATATTCACAATCCTGTTGGCTTAAAAAACGTTTCAGGATTTCTTCCTATGGAAAGAGAGTGGATGACCGATTTCATCAATGAATGTGAATTGATTGACAGTTTCAGATTTTTCAACAATGAGCCTGACAATTATACATGGTGGAGCTACAGACAAAATTCCAGGGAAAGAAACAAAGGCTGGAGATTGGATTATAACTTCACTTCTTACAGCTTAAAGGATAAACTTACCAGAGCTGTTATTTTAAAGGAAGCAGTTCACTCTGACCACTGTCCTGCCTTACTGGAATTGAGTATTTAATAATTCTTATATCATCAACACAAAAGCCAGCTGAAATCAGCTGGCTTTTTTTAATTTAAATCATAAAATTAATCGACAATTTCATATTCGACCGGAATTGTACCATGGTTGATATCTCCGATCTCATCGAACGCTGCTTTAGACATGTCTAAAGATCTTGATGAATGGAAAGGTCCTCTGTCATTAATCCTCACTATTACCTCTTTCCCATTTTTAAGGTTTGTTACCTTAACATTTGTTCCAAATGGAAGCGTTCTGTTTGCTGCAGTAAACTTTGAATTATCAAAGATTTCTCCGCTAGCAGTTTTTCTACCGTTAAATTTATCGTGGTAGTACGATGCATAACTTGTTTTTTTCGCATCTAAGGCATTACTTGTAAACGAGTAAACACCTAAGGTTGAAATCATCATTATGATTACGAGAATGAATCTTTTCATCATTTTGAAACTTTTATTGGTTTTTGACAGGGCAAAAGTATCAGGAATCTCATTAACTCCCTATTCCAATTGTTAAATACTGTTAATAAAAACCAAATTATATGTTAATCACCCTTGTAACCACCTATGGATAGGGATTTTAAAGACCATTGTTAAAAAGTGTTAAAAAAACAAGCCAAATGTTAATTTAATTAACTAATTCATGCATAATTTAAACAAAACAAAATCATAAATATTTAATATTCAATGATTTATAAAAACACTAAATATTAATTAAATGCATAAAACTAATTTTTGAATGGCTGAAAATGTTAAGAGTCTCTACAGCATAAAATAGCTGATAGAATAGCTCGAACGTAACAAATTTTAATCTTTAAGAATTATTTTAACAGCAATATTAAGTTCAAAATTCAAGTTTAATTAATTGTTACCTCAAATTATATCCTATTTTTATTCATTATTTATTTAAAAGATCAACTTCTCTTGGTAATTATCTTTCAAAAATAAGGGTTAAGAATCAGATGGAAAAACTTTTTACAAGAAAAGTAAATGAGTCTCTTATATGTATATATATTATGCTTCATCCATTTCATATGAAAAGCTTATCTAAAAAGCCTCAAATTATATTTAGAACACTTCTTTCTGATTTACTTTTAATTCGTTTTAAAAAGCCACTATCATATCTTTTCTATTACGAAACAAATCTCTTGAAACGTATATGATCTAATTATCCTATATATTAGTAATCAATTCATAGCACAACATGAAATCAAATTAGATTCAATTTTGTTTGTTCATTAAATTTTACACGGGATTCATTTTAAATGATACCTTCTCCTGATTCTTATTTATTAAAAGCGATTATCATTAAAAATTATAAATGAGAGGCATTCCAAATAAAACGTTATCACAGGATAAAAACAAAAAACCAACGAACTAGCTGTTGGTTTTAATTTAAAATACTTTTATAATCTTTCAATTAAACACGTCATAAAATATTCTGATAACATTTGGTTGTATTAAATAAAAAAGCCGATGAAAATTAAATCATCGGCTTCTATAAGTTATAATTAATTAAGAATTAATTGTTTGTTTTTGTATACTCTACAGTATAATTATATGTTCCTGCAGGATAAACTACAGACATACTTGGTGACCCTGTTACAAAAGAACCATCAGCGGCATAAGAATATACACTGTTTGAGTATACATTGTTTGTTCCTGACTGATAAATTGTTATTCTATAAAGGCTTCCCGGGCTTGCAATTGCAGCCTGGTTTGAATAGGTTGTAGGAGCTGTAGAAGTTCCACTCGTGGTGAAGGTTCCTCTCTTAGCATATATCTGATTTCCGTTGATTGCTGTATTTGTAGTTGTTTCAGCAGTAGCGATGTTCACTCTTGGGCTTGATCCTATTGGCAACCATCTTCCTGTTGAAACGGCAGCACTACCTGTAGCGGTACCCGCTACTATAGGGTTAGAGAAATAATAAAACCCTGGAGTTACAGCAGAAGCAACAGTTGGATTATTAGTCCCTGTTAACGTGTTCCCTGTTCCTGTATTGTAAACAATCATTCCATCAAAACCTGTAGGAAAATTGATCCCATCCACATTGTCTGTTTTAAATACCCATGTAGTAAGGTTAGTTCTTGGATATACTAAACCTTTACCATTTGTATTAGATGAATTGGCACTTGGATCAAAATTTGAGCTTGCGTCCAAAAATACATTCTCATCCGTAACTGTAGAAACAGGCTGCTGGTTAGTTGCAATCTGAGCATGAGATAAGTTAGATGAAAGGAAACAAAATATGCTAAATAATACTATTTTTTTCATTGTATTGGATTTTTAAAATATTAGTTATACGATATTGAAACCCATTTTGTACCATCAGACACAAATTGTTTTCCTCTAAATTGTAAAACAGTAGCAGTACCTGCAAGTGCAACACCATTTGCAGATATTACAGTAACCGTAGTTGCTGATGTATTCTGATTGGAGATTACCACTACTCTACCTGCATTTGTAGCATCGGCAGCAGGTAATGTTATTGTAACTCCTGCAGCAGCAGCTGTTACAATAAGGAAGTCACTATTAGCAACTGTATAAGCAGCACCGGTAACAGATGCAGTAGTACCTACAATACCTTCGTATCTTTGAGTTCCACCACCACCTACTGGTTTCCAAACGTTATTCCCGTTTGTACCATCATAATAATAAAATCCATTAGCTGTAACATTAACTGTTTTACCAGTTCCTGTACCTCCTAGCGCGTTAATAAATACAAGCGCTCCATTTTGAGCACTTGCTGCAGTAGCATTACCATTAGCATAAGCTGCAGTTTTGGCTTCAAGATCAGCTCTTGATAGACGAGGGACTAATAAGGCATCAGGCCTAGTAGCATCAGTACTTGCTACTACATCTAAAGTTGCGGCAGGTGTGGTCGTGTTAATCCCCACTCTCCCCTGCTGAGCCTTGGAAAGAGCCGTAAAGGCAACGAGCATAGTTGCTGTTAATAAAAATTTTTTCATAAGTTTTTAAAGATTTTAATTACATTATTTTTCATCAATATTTCCAAAAGGAAAATGTATCTCAACTTGTGCTTAATATCTTATGGCTAGTATAAATATTAAAAATATTTTTAGAATTTCTAGCTAAATTTTAATAATAACTTATTGATATTGATAGCACATGATTTAAAAACATTGCTTATTCCGCAAATTTAAGACATAATTTTCTAATTTACATACTTTATAAAAGAAAATTAAAAATTCTTAATATTCAAATAAACAAAATATTGAAAATCAAATATTTAAAATACCAGGACAAATAATTTCATGTTAAATTCAATTAATATTTCATCTTTTTACCTCTCGAAATACAAAACTTTTTATCCTGATTAATAATGGTTTATATTTTTATATTAATTCACCATATAAGTCAAATTCTTCGGCCGAAGTAATCTTAACATTTGCGAATTCCCCAATTGAAATATAGGTATCCTCAGCTGACACTAAAACGGTATTATCTACATCCGGAGAATCATATTCTGTTCTTCCAATAAAGTAGTTCCCTTCCTTACGATCAAACATACATCTGAATACCTTTCCTACTTTTTCCTGGTTCTTTTCCCATGAAATCTGAGATTGCAGTTCCATGATTTCTTCTACCCTTGCTTCTTTTACTTCTTGTGCAATATCATCTTCCAATACATAAGCACCTGTATTTTCCTCATGAGAATAGGTAAAACATCCCAATCTGTCAAATTTCTGTTCTCTTACCCAATCTTTAAGTTCCTGGAATCTTTCTTCCGTTTCTCCCGGATATCCTACAATCAGGGTTGTTCTGATGGCCATATCAGGAACTTTCTCTCTGAATTTTCCTAAAAGAGCATCAGTCTTCTCATGGGTAGTTCCTCTTTTCATAGATTTCAACAGATCAGAATTGATATGCTGAAGAGGAATATCTATATAATTACAAACTTTAGGTTCTTCACGGATAATATCCAAAACATCTTCAGGGAAACCGCTTGGGAAAGCATAATGAAGACGAATCCATTCTACTCCTTCTACTTTTACCAATTCTTTCAATAAATCTCCCAATGCTCTTTTTTTATAAATATCCAACCCATAATAAGTAAGATCCTGAGCAATAAGAATTAATTCTTTCGTTCCTTTTTTCGCCAGTTTTTGAGCTTCAGAAACCAACTTTTCAATTGGAGTGGAAACGTGCCCACCTCTCATCAAAGGAATTGCACAGAAAGAACATGGTCTGTCACATCCTTCTGAAATTTTAAGGTATGCATAGTGTTTTGGTGTAGTTGTTAA is a genomic window of Chryseobacterium nakagawai containing:
- a CDS encoding S41 family peptidase, producing the protein MRKRFLFIFLFLSLHFSAQVLSENQKLESLCRVWGFLKYYHPHVAKGNLNWDQQLFKKINELEGINNKEALNDVYSRWIESLGKVNECTECLQETDKTYFLKNFDLNWIDNSNIFTRATSQKLHYIENNRGIGNNHYLGKGGRKIFFRNENSYGSKFSSKQISLLELFRYWNYVEYFFPYKYETDQNWNDVLTEMIPKFLNINNDQDYQLTLAELVTKTDDSHAFLFSPLISLHLYGNRKLPVEYSYAEGKLVITKINDTRFHERTPFNIGDVIYDINGKTIPQMVNSLGKYIPASNSWGKVNKVKSKLLFSNSDSLSVKLERNGQNMEIIAKTYFVKDIIIKKVPESQKWKFLDDEKKIGYVHMGILAKDDVSEMYRNLKSAESIIFDLRNYPKLTIIPLSELLLPQSTTYYQFNFPETNYPGKFYSRKNNIGRKNPDYYKGNVIVLVDENTQSQAETTTMMFKQHPKSKVIGSNTSGANGDIIKFKIADLDTCFTGLGAYYPDGRETQRIGIIPDILVKPTAEGLKNSKDEVLERALLYIKNKN
- the porX gene encoding T9SS response regulator signal transducer PorX gives rise to the protein MSEKILWIDDEIDLLKPHIVFLEKKGYQVTPVNNVNEALELMDSEKFALTLIDENMPGISGLEAIPMIKEKDNSLKIVMVTKSEEEHIMEEAIGSQIADYILKPVNPNQILLSLKKNLQQDNLVEQKTILQYQQEFRNLSMELSYLRTYQDWAEYYKKILSWEIKFDKVADNEFADLLQSQKEEANIQFAKFIEKNYADWLTDSDKPLMSHTLFKEKVKPEVEKEKVLLLMVDNLRYDQWKVVEPLFTKYYNKISEDYYYSILPTATQYARNSFFAGLMPSEIEKRFPDKWFNDNEEGNKNEFERDFLEDQMKRIGLGSKSMKYLKVLNADFERKIYDDFNQHKNNDLLVIVYNFIDILSHAKTDNHIVDQLIRDDKTFRSLTLNWFENSSLLKIIKTAAENGYKLVITTDHGTVYVKKPSKVVGDRETSTNIRYKTGKSLTYDDSDVWAITNPEKLFLPKGNLSSKYIFAKNNIFLAYPKNYNHFVNYYKETYQHGGISLEECIIPISILEPK
- a CDS encoding YciI family protein; translation: MFIISLTYKVPIENVERYIPEHNSFLQKHYDLGFFIASGRKEPRTGGIIICKAASKNEIERIIKDDPFNIHQIADYDITEFIPSKYNENFKIFIED
- a CDS encoding exodeoxyribonuclease III encodes the protein MKLITYNVNGIRAAFTKDFLGWLTTADPDVICIQESKAGNDQIDIESLEKLGYHSYWHSAVRKGYSGVGIASKVKPNHVEYGCGIESYDNEGRVIRADFDGFSAISVYVPSASNIERLDFKMQFCHDFLTYIKNLKKEIPNLIISGDFNICHEAIDIHNPVGLKNVSGFLPMEREWMTDFINECELIDSFRFFNNEPDNYTWWSYRQNSRERNKGWRLDYNFTSYSLKDKLTRAVILKEAVHSDHCPALLELSI
- a CDS encoding septal ring lytic transglycosylase RlpA family protein, whose protein sequence is MMKRFILVIIMMISTLGVYSFTSNALDAKKTSYASYYHDKFNGRKTASGEIFDNSKFTAANRTLPFGTNVKVTNLKNGKEVIVRINDRGPFHSSRSLDMSKAAFDEIGDINHGTIPVEYEIVD
- the rimO gene encoding 30S ribosomal protein S12 methylthiotransferase RimO, producing MRTKSVGKKKINVVTLGCSKNVYDSEVLMSQLKANGKEVVHEDRGDIVVINTCGFIDNAKEESINTILDYVEAKNRGEVEKVFVTGCLSERYKPDLVKEIPDVDQYFGTRDLPLLLKHLGADYKHELVGERLTTTPKHYAYLKISEGCDRPCSFCAIPLMRGGHVSTPIEKLVSEAQKLAKKGTKELILIAQDLTYYGLDIYKKRALGDLLKELVKVEGVEWIRLHYAFPSGFPEDVLDIIREEPKVCNYIDIPLQHINSDLLKSMKRGTTHEKTDALLGKFREKVPDMAIRTTLIVGYPGETEERFQELKDWVREQKFDRLGCFTYSHEENTGAYVLEDDIAQEVKEARVEEIMELQSQISWEKNQEKVGKVFRCMFDRKEGNYFIGRTEYDSPDVDNTVLVSAEDTYISIGEFANVKITSAEEFDLYGELI